One window of Oceanivirga salmonicida genomic DNA carries:
- the truB gene encoding tRNA pseudouridine(55) synthase TruB yields MKNSKIILINKPSGISSYKEIRKIGSEYNFEKIGHAGTLDPLAQGLMIAMSNKATKLSDLLMKKDKVYFVEMVLGFETDTLDLEGEIIEKASIPKNINIRLIGRILEKFVGEIEQIPPKYSAIKVNGRKLYNLARKNIDVVIPKRNVKIEYIKDIELKDNKISFRTKVSSGTYIRSLVRDIAYKLGTVATMSYLLRESIAQFKNPKNVEIINVEDAIILDKITLNSEEYIKIKNGQTIKINYDGNCDMLHCYSDLQYKGIVDIIHKKNGIINIKRNKFFE; encoded by the coding sequence AGTGAATATAATTTTGAAAAAATTGGTCATGCAGGAACACTTGATCCATTAGCACAAGGTTTAATGATAGCAATGAGCAATAAGGCAACTAAATTATCAGATTTATTAATGAAAAAAGATAAAGTTTATTTTGTAGAAATGGTTTTAGGTTTTGAAACAGATACTCTTGATTTAGAAGGGGAAATTATTGAAAAAGCCTCTATACCTAAAAATATAAATATTAGACTTATCGGTCGCATATTAGAAAAGTTTGTTGGCGAAATTGAACAAATACCGCCAAAATATTCTGCTATAAAGGTTAATGGTCGGAAATTATATAATTTAGCAAGAAAAAACATTGATGTAGTTATACCAAAAAGAAATGTAAAAATTGAATATATAAAAGATATTGAATTAAAAGATAACAAAATAAGTTTTAGAACAAAAGTATCAAGTGGAACATATATTAGATCACTAGTCAGAGATATAGCATATAAATTAGGCACTGTTGCAACTATGTCGTACTTATTAAGAGAAAGTATAGCACAGTTTAAAAATCCTAAAAATGTTGAAATCATTAATGTAGAAGATGCTATTATACTTGATAAAATAACATTAAATAGTGAAGAATATATAAAAATAAAAAATGGTCAAACTATTAAAATAAATTATGACGGTAATTGTGATATGCTACATTGTTATTCTGATTTACAATACAAAGGAATCGTTGATATAATTCATAAAAAAAATGGTATAATAAATATAAAGAGAAATAAATTTTTTGAATAG